Proteins encoded in a region of the Pseudomonas putida genome:
- a CDS encoding GreA/GreB family elongation factor, with amino-acid sequence MNKPHLLALIVATLEHDLDVLTRAAQTAYEAATAEENIAENKYDTLGLEASYLATGQARRSGEIRQALLIYQQLLLRDYDPARGVQVSNLVTLEDELGGQRRLLLGPEAAGLKIGEGDGLVTVITPRSPLGQQLMGKKIDDEVNLGQQLLFIVDVA; translated from the coding sequence ATGAACAAGCCCCACCTGCTGGCGCTGATCGTCGCCACCCTCGAGCACGACCTGGATGTGCTGACCCGCGCAGCGCAAACCGCCTACGAGGCCGCCACCGCCGAAGAGAACATTGCCGAGAACAAGTACGACACCCTGGGCCTGGAGGCCTCGTACCTGGCCACCGGCCAGGCCCGCCGCAGCGGGGAAATCCGCCAGGCGCTGTTGATTTACCAGCAACTGCTACTGCGTGACTACGACCCGGCGCGCGGGGTGCAGGTGAGCAACCTGGTGACGCTGGAGGATGAGCTTGGTGGGCAACGCCGGCTATTGCTCGGGCCAGAAGCCGCTGGGTTGAAAATTGGCGAGGGGGATGGGCTGGTGACAGTCATTACCCCACGCTCGCCGTTGGGGCAGCAGTTGATGGGCAAGAAGATCGATGACGAGGTGAATCTGGGCCAGCAGTTATTGTTCATTGTTGATGTTGCCTGA